A segment of the Melioribacteraceae bacterium 4301-Me genome:
AAATAATTTTAACGTTACTCCGTACAGGTAATGAATAAGCTATATTTGTCTCCGGGTTAAATGGATTCGGATAGTTCTGCGATAGATCAAAAGTAAGTGGAAGCTGTGAATAAGTATTTTTTACGCCTGTTATAATGTCATTTACTTTATCAATGGAGCTTGTAAGTAACAATTGAGTATAGAGATGATTATGGAACCCACCACTTTCATCGGATTCTGCATAAGTGACATTGAAAATAGCTTCGTTCAGTAATTTTATTTTTACTGAATCACTGCTATTGGCCAAAATATTTTGCGCTTGAGTTATTTTGTCATTAGCAGTAGAATCAAGTTTTTGGAATTCTGTTTTCCACTTAGTAATAAAAGCCATTGCTGAATCAGCGGAAAAGTTACTGTGGCATCTGGTACATGAAGTAGTATACGTTCCGTCGTCTTCTTTGACAAATATTGACCAGCTATGACCTTTAAACATATTAGAGTTAGAGCCATCTACACCTGAATTATACATATGGCAATCAATACACTGGGCATTCATTGTATGAATTTCAGGAACATCTATACCCCCTGTCCCTAATTCAATATTATAACTTAAATGATCGGTATCAGGGAATCTTAAATTTCCGTGGCACTGTCCACATAATTCATTAGGTGAATTCATAACTTCATACGACCTTGTGGAAGAATTATAGTAGGAGAGAACCCCCGGTTTATGAGGATTGTGGCATGCGGTACAACTAACGTTTGGCCATTCTGACTCATTAAGTGGTTTGGTAGAAGAGCTATAATTGCTATTCTCAGTAGAAAAGAAAATTTCAAGCGCTTGAGCTTCAGAAATTCCACCATTCATAGTAACGGAAGTAGGTGCGTGACATGCTATGCAATTTTCGCTTTTAATTACTTTTTCCGAATTCTCTCCAGAATGTTCAGATGCCAGTTCTTCGGCAACATCAAGCTGACCACCATGCCCGTGCTTACTCATTTTCCATGCATCATAAATGCGATGGTCCGTATCGCTAAATCTTAAACTACCATGACATTGTCCACACAATTCATTGGATGTTTGAACACTGTCATAATTTAAGTTTTTTGAGTTATATACGCCGAGTGTAGGTATACCACTTGAAGGATGATTGGTTGGAGGATTATGGCAAGTTATGCAGGATACATTTGGCCAATCCGATACATGGATAGCAGAGGTAGAATCTGTAAATTTACCGTTAACGGTTGAAAAAAAGTAATTAATAGCCTGTATTTCAGTCATTCCACCGTTAACAGTAACTGAAGTTGGAGAATGGCAGGAAATACAATCTTCAGCTTGAGAGCCTGCAATCACAGAATCAGGTGTTTGTCCTATCCAGTTAGAGGCTAATTCGTCACCCACATCTTTCTGTGTATCGGCGTGCTTGCTTGAACTCCATAATCCATATTCTGAGCTATGACATGCTTTACAATTATTTTGCTGGGCATGGGTAACTTTCATTGAAAAAAGTAAAAAAATCGAGATGAAAAAAGCAAGGTAACACATTTTATTTTTCATAAAAACCTCTTATATGTTATTTATTATCGTGGCAAAGTATTATGCAACAATGTCAACCTCCTATTCGTAACTTGGACTGAACAATAATAAGATATATTTATCTTGTACTAAGATAAACAGAGTGGATAAAAAGTGATAATTAATAAAAATGAATTTTTTTTCATTTTTTACGATAGACTTACAAAATCGAATTTTATTGTAATATTTATTATTATGATTATTATAAATGTATGATGATATGGAAATTTTAATTGCAGAAGATGATAAGCAAATAGTAAATTCTTTAATAAAGAATTTAACTGAGGAAGGACATCATGTTAGGTGTGCATATGATGGTGAGAAAGCCTTGTACTATGTAAAGTCATTTCCTTTTGATGTCGTTCTATTAGATTGGAGAATGCCAGGAATAAGCGGTATAGAAGTCTGTAAAAGAATACGGGAATATGGAATTAATGTACCTATAATACTTTTAACAGCATTAAGTCAGATTTCAAATAAGGTGGAAGCACTTCGTGTAGGTGCCGATGATTACATTACAAAACCTTTTTCTTTAGAAGAGCTTATTGCTAGAATTCATGCTGTAGTGAGGAGGTATAAATTACATACAAACGAATTAATAACGTCTAACCTTACACTTAATCTTATTGAGAGAAAAGCTATTACAATCCGCGGTGAAATACCCTTAAATGGAAAAGAATTTGACCTGCTAAAATGTTTCATTTTACACAAAGGTAGAATATTAAGTAAAGAAGAACTGGCAAAGTTAGTATGGGGATATGATTTCGTTCCTTTGAGTAATATTATTGAGGTAACTGTAAAAAATCTTCGTAAAAAATTAGAAGAAGGTACTGGGAAAAAATTAATAAAGTCTATTTATGGCGAAGGATACATCTTCATATCGGAATAAGCAAAAAAAACCGTGGTTTACTAATACTGTTAAAAGAATAATAATATGGGATATAGCTATATTCTTTTTGCTTTTTATAATATCAAATATTTTCATAATAGCAATTACTAACAAAATATTGAATGAGAATCTTGATAAAGAGATAAAGAATAAAATTGACGTTCTTGAAGAATTGTTCAGTATAAAAAACGATACCATAAAATTCGTTGGATATGGCGAATTAAATGAACCGGCATTTCAAAATGTTTACCTGGGTTCTTTTTTCCTGCAAGTATACGATATAAGTGGAAGACTTATTGTTAGAAGTAATAATCTACAATCCTTCGTGCCACTTCCGTTTGATGTAAGAAAATTTAATATGAACCTTGAATTTGAAGATACTAAAATAGGCAACAATAACTTACGGGTTGCCTACGCTCCAATTAAGGATAAATCAAGTAATGTACGAGCATATATTCAACTTGCTGCTTTTGAAAATAAAAATAATTCTATAATGAGAGAGATAATTGTTTTTAATATTATGCTTCTTCCGGTAATTTTGTTTTTAATAGTAATTTCAAGCGTCTTTCTTGCTAAAAAGAGTTATGCACCGCTGAATAAAATTATAGAAGTTGCTGAGAATATAACAGCTAATAATTTAAATACAAGGATTGAATACAAAGCAGATTCTTATGATGAACTTGGAAGATTAAGAGATACACTAAATCGCCTTTTTAGCAGACTTAATGGATATATTAATCATATCTCTCAATTTACAGACAACGTATCCCATCAGCTAATGAATCCTTTGACAGCTGCTAAAACTGAACTCGAGTATATTCTAAAACGTGATAGAAAGCCCGAAGAATATAAAGAGTCTTTAATCGTTTTGAATTCTCAAATAAATATAATGATAAATATTATCAAATTATTACTTACAATTGCAAAATATAGCACTCAACCCGAGCTGAATAAAAGTGTGATTAACGTTACTAAAGTGATTAATAAAACAATTAAACCCCTGTTTAACCGCTACAATATAATTTACGATATGCAAGACAACATTTATCTGAGGGGAAGCTCAGAAGGTTTTCAAATTATTATGGAAAATTTAATTGATAATGCTGTTAAGTACTCTAATGAAAATAGCGAGGTATTGGTAAAAATATTGAAATTGAATGAAAGAATTGAAATAATGGTTGCCGACTATGGTATCGGAATACCGGAAAAAGAAAAAGAAAAAATATTTGAAAGATTTTATCGCTCACAAAATACAATAAAAAATACAAATGGCTATGGTCTTGGTTTATGTCTTGTTAAAACAATTACTCAAGCAATGAACGGGAATATAAGAGTTGAAAATAATGTACCACGTGGGACAAAATTTATTATTGATTTCCCTGTAATGAACATGGAATAAATTAGAATCTTAAATGAAATGATATCCTTTTGTTTTAATTCGTTAATTTTATCGATAGTAGAACATTGGTTTATTACTTTACATTACAAAGTTCATATGTCTTATCTAACCAATAAAAATTTTACCTTTTAGTCAGCCTATTTTAATGGATTTTTGGGTTTATCTTTTAATAGTAATTATTTGAAACCATTTTCAGAGTATGCGGTAAAAGCACAATATTAAATTATTATTAGAAGTTAATGAGAAAGAATCAAAAACTTAGTTTAATAGAAGTAATCTCGATGGCAGTCGGCACAATGATAGGTGCCAGTATTTTCTCGATATTCGGTTTGGGTGTAGAAATTGCTGGACAAAATTTACCCGAAGCATTTGTACTCTCAGGAATTTATGCACTTGTTGTTGCCTATTCTTATTCAATTCTCGGCTCCCAAATAATATCGAATGCGGGTCCTATCGCATTCATATTAAAAGGTATAGGAGATAATGTTATAACTGGTGCATTAAGTATTTTAATGTGGCTGACATATGTAATATCGATTGCACTTTTTGCCAGAGGATTTACAGGATATTTTCTCCCTTTCCTTAATATTGAAGCTACTGGACTATTAACAGGCATTATAGTTACACTTGTAATTATGTTCTTTACTTCATTGAATTTTTTTGGTAGTAAAGCTGTAGGTAAAGCGGAATTTTATATTGTACTGATTAAGCTTTCCATTTTAATGATATTCATTATTGGAGGTCTGTTTACTATTGACTGGAATTTAGCAAGACCAGTCTTTGATATCAGACACTCATCTAGTATGCTTAGCGCCTCTGTAATTTTTTTCCTGTCATATATGGGATTTGGTCTAATAACAAATGCATCTGAAAATGTTAAAAACCCTCAAAAGAATATCCCGCTTGCAATATATTTGAGTATTCTTATTGTAATGATTATTTATGTTTCGATATCTTTTGTAACTATCGGTAATTTGTCTTTGGCAGATATAATAAAAGCACAGGAAAATGCGCTTGCAGTTGCTGCCCGTCCGTTTTTGGGAAGCTTTGGCTTCATTCTTATTTCTGTAGGAGCGTTGTTTTCAATCTCTTCAGCATTAAATGCTACAATTTACGGAGGGGCTAACATTGCTTATTCAATTGCAAAAGATGGCAAGCTACCAAAAATATTCGAGCGGAAAATATGGTTCAAGTCAACCGAAGGCTTATACTTAACTGCCGGCTTGGGATTGCTTGCCGCACTATTTTTAAATCTAAATACAATTGCTAGCATAACAAGTACGATATTTACCGTTATTTATATATTTGTTTTAATATCTCACCTGAAAATATATTCTCGATACGGTGGAAATAAATTCTTAATTTTAATTAACTTATCCGTACTCTTAGTTGTATTTGCAGCGTTAATTAAATATCAGTGGGAAACCCAGCCTTCTTCTTTTTTTATTAGTATATCGGCATTTACCGGGGCTATTATATTTGAATATGCTTATAGAAAACTGAAAGGAAGAGTAATCAAACATGGTGAATAAAACTGACCGGAACTATTTATTAATTAATTTGTTGGAGCAACTATGAAAGACGAAGCAGAAAATTTGAATGCTTTGAAAAAATTATCTCTCGAAGAAGCTTTTAAAGAATTAGAGTCTAGCGAGAATGGTATTTCTGATTCAGAAGCCTTGGAGAGAACTAAAAAATACGGATATAATGAAATAGCCGAAAAAAAAGAAAATCCAATATTAAAATTTCTTGGTTACTTTTGGGGACCAATTCCTTGGATGATTGAATTGGCAGCTATCCTTTCGGCAATAATAAATCATTGGGAAGATTTCTGGATTATATTTGTACTTTTGCTGTTAAACGCAGTCGTTGGATTCTGGCAGGAAAATAAAGCAAGTGATGCTATAAGCGAATTAAAGAAAAAGTTAGCATTGAATGCAAAAGTTATAAGGGACGGCAAATGGAAAGAAATAGAGGCAAGTCAACTTGTCCCTGGAGATGTTATTCGTTTAAGATTAGGTGATATAATTCCAGCCGATGTAAAATTATTTTCGGGTGAATATTTAATGATTGATGAATCCGCGCTAACAGGAGAATCGTTGCCGGTAGAAAAACACAATGGGGATATAGGCTACTCAGGTTCTGTTGTTAATCAAGGTGAAATGAATGGGTTAGTCGTGGCAACTGGTTCAAATACTTTTTTTGGAAGAACTGCTAAATTAGTTGCAGAAGCAAAAACTATAAGTCATTTTCAGAAAGCTGTAATAAAAATTGGTGACTATCTTATTGCACTCGCAGCTTTTATGGTGGTGATAATTTTTATGGTTTCATTCTTTCGCCATGAAAGTTTTATAGATACTTTACAATTTGCTTTAGTGTTGACAGTAGCCGCTATTCCTGTCGCTTTGCCTGCGGTACTATCTGTAACAATGGCCGTCGGTGCCTCAGTATTAGCTAAGAAAAAAGCAATTGTAAGTAAACTTACAGCTATTGAAGAAATGGCTGGTATGGATATCTTATGCAGTGACAAAACCGGGACTATAACAAAAAACCAATTGACTCTATCCGAAGTTATTCCATTTGAAGGATTTACTGCTGACGACATTTTAATATTCGGTTCATTATCTTCAAGGGAAGAGGACAATGACCCAATAGATCTTGCTATACTAAGAAAAGCCAATTCCGTAGTAGGTGTTCGAGAGAAAATAAAATCTTATAAAATAAACTACTTCAAGCCTTTCGACCCTGTAATTAAAAGAAGTGAGGCTTATGTAACATCAAATGAAAATAAGAATTGTAAAGTAGCAAAAGGTGCACCGCAAGTTATTCTAAATTTAATTTCTGAAAAAGAAAAACAAAAAATCACAGAACTTGTTAACTCAAAAGTTAATGAACTCGCTGAGAAAGGTTACCGTGCACTTGGAATAGCTGTAATGTATAATCAAAACGAGTGGAAATACGCGGGCCTGATTCCGCTTTTTGACCCTCCGAGAGATGATTCGGCAGAAACCATAAAAACAGCCCAAGCGATGGGTATTAATATTAAAATGATTACTGGTGATCATACTGCTATTGCTAAACAAATAGCAAAACAAGTTAATCTGAAAAGTAACATCTTGGAAGCTTCACTATTACTTAATGAGTCTGATAAAAAAATTGGCGATGTTGTTGAAAATGCAGATGGATTTGCTCAGGTTTTTCCTGAACATAAGTATCGAATAGTAGAAATTTTACAAGAAAGAAAACATATAGTTGGCATGACTGGTGATGGAGTTAATGACTCACCTGCTTTGAAGAAAGCCGATGTGGGAATTGCCGTAGCAGGTGCCACTGACGCTGCTAAGTCAGCTGCCGATATAGTCTTAACGTTACCAGGATTGTCTGTTATTATCGACGCTCTGAAAGAAAGCAGAAAAATTTTTCAGCGGATGAATAGTTATGCAATTTATAGAATTGCAGAGACAATAAGAGTGTTGTTTTTTATTACTCTGGCCATTATAGTTTTTAACTTTTATCCTGTTACCGCAGTTATGATTGTGCTGCTTGCATTGTTTAATGATGCGCCAATAATGGCTATAGCTTATGATAATGTAAAATATTCCAATAATCCTGAAAGATGGGATATGAGAATTGTTTTGGGTATGGCAACTTTTTTAGGTTTAATAGGCGTTGTTAGTTCATTTACAATTTACTATTTAGGAAGGGATTATTTTCATTTGTCACCTGGTGTTTTACAATCTTTCATTTTCCTTAAGTTAGCAATTGCCGGTCATCTTACAATATTTTTAACTAGAACTCGTGGGCCCTTTTGGTCGATAAAACCAAGTGCTGTTTTACTATGGTCAGCTGTAATTACAAAATTATTAGCTACACTTTTTGCTGTATATGGGTGGTTCATCTCACCAATTTCATGGGAACTGGCACTGTTCGTCTGGGCTTATGCTATTGTCGCCTTTCTTATAACTGATTTTTTGAAAGTAAAGATTTACAGACTATTAGATCACACTGGAATTAAATTTCACAGATAAAAAATAGGAATAAAAAGTGGATAAGAAAACCTTAAATGGACATAATGAGAAGCTTGATTCATTATTAGAATCACTTCTAAGCGAAGATGGGACAGAGAGAAAAAATGCAAGGAAGAAACTTGTTTCTAAAGGTAAAATAGTAATTAACCATATGGGAAAATTGCTTAATCATCCCAAGCATTTATATCGATGGGAGGCTGTTAAAACTCTTGAAGAATTAGCCTTACCTGATTCTATACCATATCTTATTCAAGCTCTAAATGATGATAAGAGTGATATAAGGTGGATTGCAGCAGAAGGATTAATTAGATTAGAGATGCAATCGGTTAAACCTGTACTTGAAGCCTTGATGAAAAAAAATGATTCGGTCTTTCTCTTGGAAGGTGCACACCATATCTTTTTTGAATTGAAAGAAAAAAATGTTTTGCCTAAAAATTTCCCGATTGATGAACTTCTTGCTCTTTTGAAGAATTCTGAGTTAAAGGAAAGTGCAAAATTGTTGGCGTATAAAATAATTAATCAGTTCAAGCTTTGATTCAACTCCGGGTTTTTTATGCAGCTTAATTAAAATGTTGGCTGCTGAAAAATAGTCGAAAAATTTTATGTTAAAACACCGCAGCTTTAATAGTTGTGGGGAAATAATTATCATCAGATGAAAAAAGATTTCATTCTAATAAAATAAATTACTTATATGCAAACAATCTTGGGCTCTGGCGGCGCTATTGGGACTGAGCTTGCAAAGGCGTTGAAGAGATTTACAAATAAAATACGGTTAGTTTCACGAAATCCAAAGAAGGTCAATGAAACTGACTTCCTTTTGGCTGCTGATCTTACAGATGCACAACAATTATCGAAAGCTGTTGAAGGTAGCACTGTATGTTATGTAACCATTGGCTTCGAATATAAAACAAAAATATGGCAGCAAGTTTGGTTGACATTTATTAAGAATGTTGTATCTGCATGCAAAGATAATAAAGCTAAATTAGTGTTCTTTGACAATATATACGCAATTGACTGTAACCATATAAATCATATTACTGAAGAAAGCCCAATTAATCCTGCAAGTAAAAAAGGAGAAATAAGAGCGCTTGTTGACAGATATATCATAGAAAATGTTGAGAAAGGAAATATTGAAGCTATTATTGCACGCTCACCCGACTTTTTTGGTCCCATAAAGAAAAGCAGCATAATAATGAATTTAATTTATAATAACCTTCAAAAAGGTAAACCAGCGCTGTGGTTTTGCAATGCCGATGTAATTTATACTCCTGGTTATACCTATGATTTAGCAATGGGCGCAGCATTGTTAGGGAACACAAATGATGCATTTAATCAAGTCTGGAATTTACCAGTTGATCAATCTCATGCTACCGCACGGGAATTCACACAAATGTTTGCTGAAATTATGAATGTTAAAAATAGACTTAAGGTGTTACCAGCATGGAGTATCAAATTGCTTGGCTTTTTTGTGCCGGTCCTAAAGGAGATTTATGAGATGAGATACCAATACGATAGAGATTACTTTTTCGATAGTAGTAAATTTATCAGAAGATTCAATTATGTTCCTGTATCGAATAAGAAAGCAATTGAACAGACAATTGAGTTGATGAAATACAGTAAGTTGGAGTGCCGTCCCGACCTACCGTAAGTCGGTTCGCTGAACCGACTACAAATTCTTTTCAAAGTTAATACTTAAACCGGGACAGCGTCCTAACTAACAGTTAGTCGATTCATCAGCAATGGTAAAAAAAATAAATATACTAAAATGAAGATAATCTTTGGTCGAACCGGTGTTCTAACCAAAAAATAAATAAAAAAGGAAATAAGCAATGAGGATAGATATAAAATTAATTTGGTTAATTATCTTAACAATTAGTCTTATATCTTGTGATATAAATGAAGAAACAAAAAACAACAGTAAAATTCTGGATCAACTTATTGTTTTTGGTGATAGCAATAGTGATCCAGGCAACATTTATAATAAGACCAATCATTTGATTCCAGTAACTCCGCCGTATTTTCAAGGGAGATTTTGCAACGGTCCAACATGGGCAGAATTAGTTGCAAGCAAATTTAACCTTGTTGGCGATGCTAACATGAATTTTGCCTACGGTGGAGCTTGTTCCGATTCTCTTAATGCTATAGCTTTAAAAATCCCGCCACAGGCACCCGAGCCATACTCAACTATTCGAAATGCTATTATGTTTACAGGACTTCTTGAACAGGTTGAAGAGCTAAGAGCATCTGCAATACGCCCTAAATTAAATCACCTTGTTGTTATTTTTATTGGTGGAAACGACTATAGCCTTGAAAACGAAGTAAATGATTCAAAAGTGGATCATGTAATATCTTCAATAGAAAAGGCTATCTCTCGAATTAAAGAAATGGGATGGAAACGAATTGTTATTTTTACTCTGAACGATCATGCTGCAACCATAGAGTTAGATTCAAGTGCAGTAGAAGCAGATAAAGTTTATTTTGAATTGGCAAAAAGAAATAATGCACGACTTAAAGAAGCAGTTGTTCAATGGAGTAATAAATTAGGGATTGATATAAAAATATGGGATTTTGCAGCTTTTCTGAAAGATGTAACTGACCACGCAGTAAGTTATGGTTTTACTGACTTGCTGAATCCAATCTACGAAGGAAGCTTTTTTGCTTTTGATGGCAAGTTAAACGATGCAAAGGGAAAATTATTCTGGGATTTCACACCGCATTACTCGGCAGCCATACATAATGTAATTTCTGATGAGTTTATTAAATTTTTGCAGAATTTTAATTAACAGCAGCTTAATATATCAGTAGTAAGTCCCAAGTAGGTCAGGAGGCTGACCCGACCAACAGTTAAAATCACAAACAATAAACTGAGGTTTTGTTCTTTGAGCTAAAGTTTCACTTTCCAACGCTTATAAGCTACCAGCAAATCCTTTAGTTTAAAACCAAACCGAATTTTTCAGTAAGTGATGTTTTCATTCGTCTTCACACGAGCAAAGTTTGTTTGTGCGAGCTTTTTCAAAAGATTCTTTTCCTTCTTTATAGGATAAATAAGCAATAAGAACTGCGCCAATAGAATCAATTCCGCCAATGTTAGTTAATTCATAGCCGAGGCTTGCTAAAAGGAGAATAATTGAGAGATACAAACAAGTTTTTGTGCATTTTGCGTCAGCAATTATTGCTTGAGAATTGAGCGCTTTGCCGACTTTCATTTTATACATAATGAGCAACTGCATTGCCAAAATTGAAATTATAGAAATCACTATACCCCAGAAAGTAGTCTCTGGTTTATGATTTGTAACTACGTTATATATGGCAGTTGCTGCTAATCCAGCGGAAAGAAAGTAAAATGCAGTCCCAGTTACTTTTAATGCTGTTTTTTCGAAATCATCTCGTGTTTCTTCACCTTTTTGCTTAATTCTTTTTAGAAAATGCCAAATACCAATTCCAGAAATTACTTCTACAAATGAATCTATTCCAAAACCTAGTAAAGAAAGCGTACCATCCTCATATCCAAAAATTACTGAAATTAATCCTTCTACAATGTTGTAGTAAATTGTAATTAACATTAAAGCATAAGCATATGAATAAAGTTTTGCTCTGCTTTCATCACTAATTGATTGAGTAAACAGCATTTGAACATAAAACCTTTTTTGTTATTAGAATGAATTATTTTGCTGCAAATGTGAAAATGAGCTTAGCAAAGGAATAAAAATTGCAAAAAATATAATTACACTAACAGCAATTAGCACTAGTGTAATTATCACAAGTATTTTTAATATCTTAAAATATTTTGCTTGTAACTCGAAGCCGTAACGCATAGCACGAGGGTCGTTTGTTGTTTTAAATAGCTCAAATTGTTCGGCGGATTCGCGCATACGCAAGCCAATTAATATGTATGGTATGCCGACTACAGCTCCAATAATTGACAGGCAATTAAGAGCGCCGTAGATAATTATAAAAACACCTACAAACTTCATGTCTCTTACCATCTGTCCAAATGTTATTTGGAACATTGATGGTGCTTTTGTTTCTGAAGAAACAGTTTCGTTTAGATTAATTTCGTTGAAGTCTTCCATATTTTCCTCCGTGTTGTTATTAAACATGAAATTGAAAGACGTTATTAGCAAATATATAATTTATTTTTGTTTATAGACCAATTTAGTTCAAGTCGATAAAATATTATTTATACTTTTTATCGATTTCTACAACTTTATTTTTGCTATAGTCGGAAACACCAACCATTAATCCAGAAGTTACAACAAAAGCTCCAATAATTTGCCATAATGTTACATTTCTGCCGAATAAAAGCATGATGAATGGCAGTAAGGCTAAATATACGTTTGTGTAAGGTACCCAAAAATGTGCAGCGAATTTAGAAAGCTTGAAAAAGCCAAAACTGTAAATGTAGCCGGAAAGTCCAGCTGCAACAACAAATATAATTGGTAACCAGTTATTAGGAATAATAGTGCCTTCGAACAAAGAGAAGAATCGATTGTAATCAACTGAAACGAAGACTTCTTTTAA
Coding sequences within it:
- a CDS encoding SGNH/GDSL hydrolase family protein, translating into MRIDIKLIWLIILTISLISCDINEETKNNSKILDQLIVFGDSNSDPGNIYNKTNHLIPVTPPYFQGRFCNGPTWAELVASKFNLVGDANMNFAYGGACSDSLNAIALKIPPQAPEPYSTIRNAIMFTGLLEQVEELRASAIRPKLNHLVVIFIGGNDYSLENEVNDSKVDHVISSIEKAISRIKEMGWKRIVIFTLNDHAATIELDSSAVEADKVYFELAKRNNARLKEAVVQWSNKLGIDIKIWDFAAFLKDVTDHAVSYGFTDLLNPIYEGSFFAFDGKLNDAKGKLFWDFTPHYSAAIHNVISDEFIKFLQNFN
- a CDS encoding DUF5362 domain-containing protein, which gives rise to MEDFNEINLNETVSSETKAPSMFQITFGQMVRDMKFVGVFIIIYGALNCLSIIGAVVGIPYILIGLRMRESAEQFELFKTTNDPRAMRYGFELQAKYFKILKILVIITLVLIAVSVIIFFAIFIPLLSSFSHLQQNNSF
- a CDS encoding cation transporter, which codes for MLFTQSISDESRAKLYSYAYALMLITIYYNIVEGLISVIFGYEDGTLSLLGFGIDSFVEVISGIGIWHFLKRIKQKGEETRDDFEKTALKVTGTAFYFLSAGLAATAIYNVVTNHKPETTFWGIVISIISILAMQLLIMYKMKVGKALNSQAIIADAKCTKTCLYLSIILLLASLGYELTNIGGIDSIGAVLIAYLSYKEGKESFEKARTNKLCSCEDE